The following proteins come from a genomic window of Limnohabitans sp. 103DPR2:
- a CDS encoding isocitrate lyase/PEP mutase family protein, which translates to MSATPIPAESQRALTPTQLRQQLRAKLKQAQQGGPAVVAPGVYDGYGARMVQQLGFEAVYMTGNGVSATLLGRPDVGLVDLSLMSGHARRVAACVNLPLICDADTGYGNVVGVRRTIEEFEAAGVAAIHMEDQISPKRCAQLPGDRSVLPFREAVAKIEAAVAARKDDQFMIIARTDSVGAEGLAAGIARAQAFQKAGADAVFVELKAHPGLLDDLKQISAALTIPCTVNIDAGGPLLGLPATQLHTHGVALAIYPALLRNAVGFAMREALQHLQTDGHTLAAKPRQLTSKEYNDCLGLPEVENWERQFPV; encoded by the coding sequence ATGAGCGCAACGCCAATCCCTGCAGAAAGTCAGCGCGCACTTACGCCGACTCAGTTGCGTCAACAGTTGCGGGCCAAGCTCAAGCAAGCACAGCAGGGCGGCCCCGCGGTGGTGGCGCCTGGCGTGTACGACGGCTATGGCGCGCGCATGGTGCAGCAACTCGGATTTGAAGCGGTCTACATGACAGGCAACGGCGTGTCGGCCACCTTGTTGGGCCGCCCCGATGTGGGTTTGGTCGACTTGTCATTGATGTCCGGTCATGCCCGCCGCGTGGCCGCGTGCGTCAACTTGCCCCTCATTTGCGATGCCGATACCGGTTATGGCAACGTGGTGGGCGTGCGCCGCACCATTGAAGAATTTGAAGCGGCAGGGGTGGCAGCCATCCACATGGAAGACCAAATTTCGCCCAAACGCTGCGCCCAATTGCCGGGCGATCGCAGTGTGTTGCCGTTCCGCGAGGCTGTTGCCAAAATTGAAGCGGCCGTGGCGGCGCGCAAAGACGATCAGTTCATGATCATTGCCCGCACCGACAGCGTGGGCGCCGAAGGCCTGGCAGCAGGCATTGCCCGTGCGCAAGCCTTTCAAAAAGCAGGCGCCGATGCTGTGTTCGTCGAGCTGAAAGCCCATCCCGGCTTGCTGGACGATCTGAAGCAAATCTCAGCTGCTTTGACCATTCCTTGCACCGTCAACATCGATGCCGGTGGCCCTTTGCTTGGCTTGCCCGCAACCCAGTTGCACACCCATGGCGTGGCCTTGGCCATTTACCCCGCCTTGCTGCGCAATGCGGTGGGTTTTGCCATGCGCGAGGCCTTGCAGCACTTGCAAACCGACGGCCACACCCTGGCGGCCAAGCCGCGTCAGCTCACTTCCAAAGAGTACAACGACTGTTTAGGGCTGCCAGAAGTTGAGAATTGGGAGCGTCAGTTCCCCGTTTGA
- a CDS encoding LeuD/DmdB family oxidoreductase small subunit, which produces MLDHTLQGRVYRLGDDVNTDLNCSGKYLPGKDEAFIAAQAFDAVSPGFASRFVAGSVIVAGTHFGINSSREQAVHILRRMGVAAIVAPSFGRQFFRNAINNGLPVIECDVASIEEGDTLRIDMAGQKLEVTNRHVMRPLGAVPEAILAILAEGGLIPFLKKYPDWKITA; this is translated from the coding sequence ATGCTTGATCACACCCTTCAAGGACGTGTTTACCGTTTGGGTGACGACGTCAACACCGACCTTAATTGCTCGGGCAAGTACTTGCCTGGCAAAGACGAAGCCTTCATTGCTGCGCAAGCCTTTGATGCGGTGTCACCCGGTTTTGCGTCTCGCTTTGTCGCGGGCAGCGTCATCGTGGCGGGCACGCACTTTGGCATCAACTCGTCGCGTGAACAAGCTGTTCACATCTTGCGTCGCATGGGTGTGGCAGCCATTGTGGCGCCCTCGTTTGGCCGCCAATTTTTCCGCAACGCCATCAACAATGGCCTGCCCGTGATTGAGTGCGATGTGGCCAGTATTGAAGAAGGTGACACGCTGCGCATCGACATGGCTGGCCAAAAACTAGAGGTCACCAACCGCCATGTAATGCGACCTTTGGGCGCAGTGCCTGAAGCCATCCTGGCCATTTTGGCCGAAGGCGGTCTCATTCCCTTTTTGAAAAAATACCCTGATTGGAAAATCACAGCATGA
- a CDS encoding 3-isopropylmalate dehydratase large subunit, translating to MGLTLAEKLLARHAGLPSTRAGDLVVANVSFAMVHDARAPNAIRMVEKMGAKSLPFANKTAWVLDHFSPPPTVEAAQGHTAMRKFADEHGSVLYDIGDGICHQVMPEGGHLTCGDLIVGTDTHSVTYGAFNAFGTGIEGTDVSAVMATGKVWLRVPESVRVTLKGHLQPGVWAKDVTLHMLGKFGAEGLNYRAIEYVGSAVQAMEIDDRMTLCNHAAELGAKAALLEADEKTFAWLKAHGAKTPAPLSADADAHYADHFEIDASQLAPQVARKHSVDDIVSAHEVVSQKINFALIGTCTNGRLDDIRQAAAVLKGKRVAKGVRMIITPASRQIYLAAAREGLIEALTEAGASVEAAGCGTCVGITNHLIPGDREVVISSANRNFQGRLGNHDADIWLGSAATVAASALTGYITDPRTVAGGQWEASHA from the coding sequence ATGGGTTTGACCCTCGCAGAAAAACTATTGGCGCGCCATGCCGGTTTGCCAAGCACCCGCGCGGGTGACCTGGTGGTGGCCAACGTCAGCTTCGCCATGGTGCACGATGCACGTGCGCCCAATGCCATCCGCATGGTTGAAAAAATGGGCGCCAAATCTTTGCCCTTTGCTAACAAAACGGCTTGGGTGCTCGATCATTTTTCACCACCGCCCACGGTGGAGGCGGCGCAAGGCCACACGGCCATGCGCAAATTTGCCGACGAACATGGCAGCGTGTTGTACGACATTGGCGATGGCATTTGCCACCAAGTGATGCCCGAAGGTGGCCACCTCACATGCGGTGATTTGATTGTCGGTACCGACACGCACTCTGTGACGTATGGCGCTTTCAATGCGTTTGGCACAGGCATCGAGGGCACCGACGTCAGCGCCGTGATGGCCACAGGCAAAGTGTGGTTGCGAGTTCCCGAGTCTGTGCGCGTCACCCTCAAGGGCCACTTGCAGCCTGGCGTCTGGGCCAAAGACGTGACCTTGCACATGCTGGGCAAATTTGGCGCAGAAGGCTTGAACTACCGCGCCATTGAATACGTCGGTTCGGCTGTACAGGCCATGGAAATCGACGACCGCATGACGCTGTGCAACCACGCCGCCGAGCTGGGGGCCAAAGCTGCATTGCTCGAGGCCGACGAAAAAACCTTTGCCTGGCTCAAAGCCCATGGCGCCAAAACGCCCGCGCCTTTGAGTGCCGATGCCGATGCGCATTACGCCGATCACTTTGAGATCGATGCATCGCAACTGGCCCCGCAAGTGGCGCGCAAACATTCCGTCGACGACATCGTGTCGGCGCACGAGGTGGTGAGCCAAAAAATCAATTTCGCTTTAATTGGCACATGTACCAACGGCCGTTTGGACGACATCCGTCAAGCCGCTGCGGTGCTCAAAGGCAAGCGCGTGGCCAAAGGCGTGCGCATGATCATCACGCCCGCTTCACGCCAAATTTATCTGGCGGCTGCGCGTGAAGGCCTGATCGAAGCTTTGACCGAAGCCGGTGCGTCCGTCGAAGCCGCCGGCTGCGGCACCTGCGTTGGCATTACCAATCACCTGATTCCAGGCGACCGCGAAGTGGTCATCTCCAGTGCCAATCGCAATTTCCAAGGCCGCTTGGGCAACCACGATGCCGACATTTGGTTGGGCTCTGCAGCCACCGTGGCGGCCTCGGCATTGACCGGCTACATCACCGATCCCCGCACTGTGGCGGGCGGCCAGTGGGAGGCTTCACATGCTTGA
- a CDS encoding Bug family tripartite tricarboxylate transporter substrate binding protein, protein MPFAFSSLRRQALLTVALLGAQTLFSVQAQTAADSNFPSQSIKILVGFAPGGSSDTVARIMVPKLTELFKQNVVIDNKPGAGGNIATDLLTKATPDGHTIMLGTVGSLSVNQHLNKLNYDPVVDTAALTLCVVFSNVLVVNSASDVKTFDDYLKQARQENSKMSFGSSGIGGGGHLAGELLKIAANLNNQHVAYRGGAPAMNDLLGGVLPSIFSSPTDAVQHIQTGKLRPLATTGAKRLEALPNVPTIAESGYPGFEATNWYAFAAPAKTSPEVIKRLNAALVATLKDPGVVAQLRKLGLEPTPTTPAEASRYIKAESDKWGSVVRKANIKGS, encoded by the coding sequence ATGCCATTTGCTTTTTCGTCGTTGCGCCGTCAAGCCTTGTTGACTGTGGCACTGCTCGGTGCCCAAACTTTGTTTTCTGTGCAAGCCCAAACGGCAGCAGACAGCAACTTCCCTTCACAGAGCATCAAAATATTGGTGGGCTTTGCCCCCGGTGGCAGCTCCGACACGGTGGCCCGCATCATGGTGCCCAAGTTGACCGAGTTGTTCAAGCAAAACGTCGTGATCGACAACAAGCCCGGCGCTGGCGGCAACATTGCCACCGACTTGTTAACCAAGGCGACGCCCGATGGTCACACCATCATGCTGGGTACCGTGGGTTCTTTGTCGGTGAACCAGCACTTGAACAAGTTGAACTACGACCCCGTTGTCGACACGGCAGCCTTGACCTTGTGCGTGGTGTTCAGCAATGTGTTGGTGGTCAACTCGGCCAGCGATGTCAAAACCTTTGACGACTACCTGAAACAAGCACGCCAAGAAAATTCCAAGATGTCCTTTGGCTCATCTGGCATTGGCGGCGGCGGTCATTTGGCCGGTGAGTTGCTCAAAATTGCAGCCAACTTGAACAACCAGCACGTGGCCTATCGCGGGGGTGCGCCTGCCATGAACGATTTGCTTGGCGGTGTGTTGCCCTCCATCTTCTCAAGCCCCACTGATGCGGTGCAGCACATTCAAACCGGTAAGTTGCGCCCGCTGGCCACCACCGGTGCCAAGCGCTTAGAGGCTTTGCCGAACGTGCCCACCATTGCAGAGTCAGGCTATCCTGGTTTTGAAGCAACCAATTGGTATGCCTTTGCGGCACCTGCCAAAACATCACCTGAAGTCATCAAGCGTTTGAACGCGGCCTTGGTGGCCACTTTGAAAGATCCCGGTGTGGTGGCGCAATTGCGCAAGCTGGGCTTAGAGCCTACGCCCACCACGCCAGCTGAAGCGTCCCGTTACATCAAGGCCGAGAGCGACAAGTGGGGCAGTGTGGTTCGCAAAGCGAACATCAAAGGCAGTTAA